In the Dryobates pubescens isolate bDryPub1 chromosome 21, bDryPub1.pri, whole genome shotgun sequence genome, one interval contains:
- the LOC104298528 gene encoding LOW QUALITY PROTEIN: mycocerosic acid synthase-like polyketide synthase (The sequence of the model RefSeq protein was modified relative to this genomic sequence to represent the inferred CDS: deleted 1 base in 1 codon; substituted 1 base at 1 genomic stop codon), whose protein sequence is MHSCLTXLTLILCCAAQKMEIEAGDEIAIVGIACNFPGGDGIDNFWKVLEEGKNCTVEIPTERFDTKDWYDPDENKPGKICTTRAALLDEFNSFDNHLFGINNTEAERMDPQQKLLIECTYKALEDAGVPVEAVSGTKTGVFIGLMNRDYEIVTSRAVSEINHYDGTGTAMSIAANRVSFTFNLTGPSLVIDTACSSFLFALHYALRAIKSGDCEAAICGGVNCIIDPRTFVSLSKAKMISPEGISKPFSKKADGYGRGEGCGVVFLKPLKKAKEDYSKIWGVINISAVNQNGRSTTPITRPSQVEQEKLLRSIYESRVDPSVLQYIEAHGTGTAAGDPTEAESLGNVICKKRSSQVSLLRIGSVKGNIGHTESAAGAAGLIKVLLMMHHEKIVPSLHYSKEMSSIDTEKLNLTIPTAVEPWEESSEYGRVAGINCFGFGGTNAHIVVRQVKQLEPLPAFRRPLELVLLSAASSKSLQMTMADMAEQLSTRNSITLPSLAYTSACRRSHASHRYRRAFLTNSLQHLQQEVVSAASAELPMLKGEPQLVFVFCGNGVTLPEFSETLLSSEPLFRDKCKEIEALFQKQAAISLLPAGGHSPQDLLNPALAQPLLFTLQVALASLLKYWGVKPVAAIGHSVGEVAAAHFAGYLSLADAVKVIYHRSRLQAKTIGGRMLVVGNIPVEEIAERLHRYSGKVCIAAFNSPLSCTLSGNADAMDAVQRDLAQAFSQRKIFLHVLNVPAAYHSPSMDTILEELEASLQPLEKQKGEIEVISTLTGLAASETDFALGKFWAQHTREPVAFTQAIKTAAKDRENVVFVEISPHRVLQRSIKETLGKDTKVFSSLQSGTEDQTLFTLVGNLFELGYNPNWQHFCDGYQSVPVAIPRYQFDRKKLMACLDIHLQANQRGVSSSHPLIYGMGSNKMEFGCLVSQDTTSYLYEHKNNGVALVPGAFYVELGLASVLSSSSPRVPLSSCQMSISFSAPCVLTQSSQVLTIKLNPQKAVTAFEILSSSNAVYASGQVAKGPEAAVEESAISFQDVYQRCRSVISGEEIYESLSQVGFQYGSIFRQLSDVHYCQELKEAITSIKVNRETLKEMYNYCIHPVLLDCFLQMTAVLTSRTLQSKAGFPSGIGSLVVLRPLEEEMMIYMRTSKSFGNSLEVCGCFMDKRGSILAELKRVAITFMKQTSSRDNEFMFENKWKEISLSQTVGHLGALPRVLVFADKFGIAEQLKKYLHPNSRYVLYEDWEAHLEGNAQNKMRSEVEDYEEILFLWGIQKLNENFPSQVVAEMAKCCEAYRQVIVALREKVSRCTVRVITYRTTERYVDHLNCGFAMYGMTRTCAVEVPEIAFQMIDLSSTSSLDISVLADVLVKYKVADYPEVCISHGRIYVAEIRRTPFVDADCNQPIKSPQKSETFTLYTSDPYTAKDLSAELYPSSATPPDKQSVEIQVDKICLHSEDYFPISVSSRNFGNTLYWNSQAVDKHGLLVLDFSGTVTATGSDVKKVKVGDQVVLCYPAAASSRVRVPGTVCFNVKKFPCFQSVPCMSYFIIAWEIFHQRLPKGKHGKTLGIISTETSSVLCQVLSAAAEEMGWRAVLAEPTAGKFHDINLCNALVVLPPAKRLSQEDLSRMYLLKDVVIVCGNPQSDCIQNVSEIDHENVTFHILTLSSIFQKASLKDLQKTVHAWISSLEMKLFRHLSGSVFQQTKSFERVNSVMSYFTCKSVPLAVLRRQKDITVSSDIPIYEPPKKLFKRSAIYVVVGGLTGLGFETVKFIAEHGGGCIAILSRRMPSNEKQEELNVLRQHYKGSKVVFVQCDVTSTSDVEKAFQSIVNIFAGSPIKGVFQSAVALHDGHLEVLTLADFQEVLNPKVAGTLNLHLATRGQQLDYFVCYSSVTSFLGNSTQTNYAAANSFLDVFCLYRRNCGLSGQSINWGALNLGILLNQSHIQNILESKGIDILQVHEIHEYLRKTLLVNNPQQAVVKLNFQALFHHVFSRIASVKSRFMSILLEEFSDKIETREETQAQDTALIKPEDYITLVVSDITGSNADDLTMNTTLLSLGIDSMLAMTIQNRVFQERKVDIPLLKLLDPHTTLSSLVVVLEEKSNESEAVQENNDAVESAENESRL, encoded by the exons ATGCATAGTTGTTTAACCTGACTGACACTTATA CTTTGTTGTGCAGCTCAAAAGatggagattgaggctggagatgaaatTGCTATTGTTGGAATAGCATGCAACTTTCCGGGAG GAGATGGCATTGACAATTTCTGGAAAGTcctggaggaaggcaaaaacTGCACAGTTGAAATCCCCACTGAGAGATTTGATACCAAGGACTGGTATGATCCAGATGAAAACAAGCCAGGGAAGATATGCACAACgcgagcagctctgctggatga GTTCAATTCATTTGACAACCACCTGTTTGGCATTAATAACACAGAAGCCGAACGCATGGATCCGCAACAGAAGTTACTGATAGAATGCACGTACAAAGCACTGGAGGATGCAGGAGTCCCTGTAGAAGCTGTCAGTGGCACCAAAACAGGTGTTTTTATTG GTCTTATGAATCGAGACTATGAAATTGTAACAAGCAGAGCAGTGAGTGAAATCAATCATTATGATGGTACCGGAACAGCAATGAGCATTGCTGCTAACAGAGTCTCCTTCACGTTTAACCTGACTGGGCCATCGCTGGTGATCGACACTGCAtgttcatcttttctttttgctctgcACTACGCCTTGCGAGCCATTAAGTCAG GAGACTGTGAGGCCGCAATCTGTGGTGGAGTGAACTGCATAATAGATCCCCGCACCTTTGTATCTCTCAGTAAAGCAAAAATGATCTCTCCAGAAGGCATAAGCAAACCGTTCTCCAAAAAGGCAGATGGGTATGGAAGGGGAGAAGGCTGCGGTGTTGTTTTCCTCAAACCTCTGAAAAAG GCAAAGGAAGACTACAGCAAAATCTGGGGTGTGATAAACATCAGTGCTGTAAATCAGAACGGCAGGTCCACGACTCCAATCACAAGACCTTCTCAAgtggagcaggagaagctgctgcgcAGCATTTACGAAAGCCGCGTGGATCCCTCGGTGCTGCAGTACATTGAAGCCCACGGTACAGGAACCGCTGCTGGAGATCCTACTGAAGCTGAAAGCCTAGGCAATGTCATCTGTAAGAAGAGATCTTCACAGGTTTCCCTTCTGAGAATTGGTTCTGTGAAAGGCAATATTGGCCACACGGaatcagctgctggagcagcagggttAATCAAAGTGCTCCTGATGATGCATCACGAGAAGATCGTTCCATCCTTGCATTACTCAAAGGAGATGAGCAGCATCGACACAGAGAAGTTAAACCTTACCATTCCCACTGCTGTAGAGCCCTGGGAAGAATCCAGCGAGTATGGAAGAGTAGCTGGCATCAACTGCTTTGGATTTGGAGGAACCAACGCTCACATAGTGGTGAGGCAGGTCAAGCAGCTAGAGCCCCTGCCAGCCTTTAGGAGGCCCCTCGAATTAgttctgctgtcagcagcatcAAGCAAGTCCCTTCAGATGACAATGGCCGACatggctgagcagctgagcaccaGAAACTCCAtcactctccccagcctggcctaTACGTCTGCCTGCAGAAGAAGCCACGCCAGCCACAGGTACCGAAGAGCTTTTCTCACAAATTCTCTGCAGCACTTGCAGCAAGAGGTTGTGTCGGCAGCAAGCGCTGAGCTCCCCATGTTGAAGGGGGAGCCACAGCTGGTGTTTGTCTTCTGCGGCAACGGAGTGACGCTGCCAGAGTTCAGCGAGACCCTGCTGAGCTCAGAGCCTCTGTTCAGAGACAAGTGCAAGGAAATAGAAGCTCTTTTCCAGAAACAGGCTGccatcagcctgctgccagcaggaggtcACAGTCCGCAGGATTTGCTGAACCCAGCgcttgcccagcccctgcttttCACCCTGCAGGTGGCCTTAGCTTCCCTTCTGAAGTACTGGGGCGTTAAGCCAGTGGCTGCCATCGGCCACTCGGTAGGGGAAGTGGCTGCTGCACACTTTGCTGGGTACCTTTCCCTGGCAGATGCAGTCAAAGTGATTTACCATCGGAGCCGGCTGCAGGCAAAGACGATTGGGGGCAGAATGCTGGTGGTCGGCAACATCCCTGTCGAAGAGATCGCGGAACGCCTGCATCGCTACTCGGGAAAGGTCTGCATTGCAGCTTTCAACAGCCCCCTTTCCTGCACCTTGTCTGGGAATGCAGACGCCATGGATGCTGTCCAGAGAGATTTAGCTCAAGCTTTCAGCCAGAGAAAGATCTTTCTTCATGTTTTAAATGTCCCAGCTGCGTaccacagccccagcatggaCACCATACTAGAGGAGCTGGAAGCGAGCCTCCAGCCTTTAGAAAAACAGAAGGGGGAGATTGAAGTGATTTCAACGCTGACAGGGCTGGCTGCTTCTGAAACTGACTTTGCTCTAGGCAAGTTCTGGGCCCAGCATACTCGTGAGCCTGTTGCTTTCACCCAGGCCATCAAAACTGCAGCTAAAGACAGGGAGAATGTGGTGTTTGTGGAAATAAGTCCTCACCGAGTACTGCAGCGAAGCATCAAGGAAACTCTGGGGAAAGACACAAAGGTTTTCTCATCCTTGCAGTCTGGTACAGAGGATCAGACACTCTTCACCCTGGTAGGAAACCTCTTTGAACTGGGGTACAATCCCAACTGGCAGCACTTCTGTGATGGCTATCAAAGTGTTCCTGTGGCCATTCCACGGTATCAGTTTGACCGCAAAAAACTCATGGCCTGTCTGGACATCCACCTACAAGCCAACCAAAGAGGTGTCAGCTCCAGCCACCCTTTGATTTATGGCATGGGCAGTAACAAGATGGAGTTTGGCTGCCTGGTGTCCCAGGACACAACGTCATACTTATATGAGCACAAGAACAACGGTGTGGCTTTAGTCCCTGGTGCTTTTTACGTGGAGCTTGGTCTAGCCTCTGTGTTGAGCAGCTCAAGTCCCAGAGTGCCTCTGAGTAGTTGCCAGATGAGCATCAGTTTTTCTGCGCCGTGTGTTCTGACACAGAGTTCCCAAGTCTTGACTATCAAGCTGAATCCACAAAAGGCAGTGACAGCCTTTGAGATCCTCTCTTCCTCCAATGCAGTTTATGCTTCAGGCCAAGTTGCCAAGGGTCCTGAAGCTGCGGTGGAAGAAAGCGCCATCTCCTTCCAAGACGTCTATCAAAGATGCAGGTCAGTGATTAGCGGAGAGGAGATTTACGAATCGCTGTCTCAGGTTGGCTTTCAGTACGGCTCCATATTCAGGCAGCTGAGTGATGTGCATTATTGCCAGGAACTGAAGGAAGCTATAACGAGCATCAAGGTGAACAGGGAGACCCTCAAGGAGATGTACAACTACTGCATCCATCCAGTGCTGCTGGACTGCTTTCTGCAGATGACTGCTGTCTTGACCTCAAGGACATTGCAGTCCAAAGCAGGCTTTCCTTCAGGGATAGGCAGCCTGGTGGTGCTGCGACCGCTGGAGGAAGAGATGATGATATACATGAGAACGAGCAAATCCTTTGGGAACAGCCTAGAGGTCTGTGGATGCTTCATGGACAAGCGTGGCTCCATTTTGGCTGAACTGAAGCGCGTGGCCATCACATTCATGAAGCAAACCTCTTCCAGAGACAATGAGTTCATGTTTGAAAACAAGTGGAAAGAAATCTCTCTTTCACAGACAGTTGGACATCTTGGGGCTTTGCCCAGAGTGCTGGTGTTTGCTGACAAGTTTGGGATAGCTGAGCAGTTGAAAAAGTACTTGCATCCCAATTCAAGGTATGTCCTGTATGAAGACTGGGAAGCCCACCTGGAAGGCAACGCACAGAATAAAATGAGATCGGAGGTTGAGgattatgaagaaattctgttCCTGTGGGGAATTCAAAAGTTAAATGAGAATTTCCCAAGCCAAGTGGTAGCTGAAATGGCAAAGTGTTGTGAAGCCTATCGCCAGGTCATTGTGGCACTAAGAGAGAAAGTGTCCCGCTGTACAGTGCGAGTGATCACCTACAGAACAACAGAAAGATATGTAGACCACCTGAACTGTGGGTTTGCCATGTATGGCATGACCAGAACTTGTGCTGTTGAAGTTCCAGAAATTGCCTTTCAGATGATTGACCTCAGCTCTACCAGTTCCCTGGACATCTCAGTGCTAGCAGACGTTCTTGTCAAATACAAAGTTGCAGACTACCCAGAAGTTTGCATCAGCCACGGAAGAATTTATGTGGCAGAAATCAGACGCACACCTTTTGTCGATGCAGACTGCAACCAACCCATCAAATCTCCCCAGAAGTCAGAAACGTTCACTTTGTACACTTCTGATCCCTACACAGCCAAAGACTTGTCTGCTGAATTataccccagctctgccactccTCCTGACAAACAGAGTGTGGAAATCCAAGTGGATAAAATATGTCTCCACTCAGAAGATTATTTTCCCATCAGTGTTTCTAGTCGAAACTTTGGCAACACACTGTACTGGAATTCACAAGCAGTAGACAAACATGGGCTGCTAGTGCTTGATTTCAGTGGCACAGTAACAGCAACAGGCAGCGATGTGAAGAAGGTTAAAGTTGGAGATCAAGTGGTTTTATGctatcctgctgctgcctcatccAGAGTTCGGGTTCCAGGGACAGTTTGTTTCAATGTAAAGAAATTCCCATGCTTTCAGAGTGTCCCTTGTATGTCATACTTTATCATTGCATGGGAGATCTTCCATCAGAGGTTACCCAAGGGGAAACATGGCAAAACACTGGGTATTATTTCTACAGAGACATCCTCAGTTTTGTGCCAGGTTCTTTCTGCGGCAGCAGAAGAGATGGGTTGGAGAGCAGTACTTGCAGAGCCCACTGCTGGTAAGTTCCATGACATAAATTTATGCAATGCCCTTGTTGTTCTGCCACCAGCAAAGAGGCTGTCTCAGGAGGATCTGTCTCGCATGTACTTGCTTAAGGATGTGGTGATAGTGTGTGGGAATCCACAGTCTGATTGTATTCAGAATGTCAGTGAAATTGATCATGAAAATGTCACCTTCCATATCCTTACACTTAGCAGCATTTTCCAGAAAGCATCTCTAAAGGACCTGCAAAAGACTGTGCATGCATGGATCAGTTCTCTggaaatgaaattgtttagacaTCTATCAGGTTCTGTTTTTCAGCAGACTAAGAGCTTTGAAAGGGTGAACTCTGTGATGTCCTATTTTACCTGCAAATCTGTCCCACTTGCCGTACTGAGAAGGCAGAAGGACATCACTGTGTCTTCAGATATACCAATCTATGAGCCCCCAAAGAAGCTGTTCAAGCGGAGTGCTATTTATGTAGTAGTTGGAGGCCTTACTGGGCTTGGCTTTGAGACAGTGAAATTCATAGCTGAGCATGGAGGAGGGTGCATTGCAATACTCTCCAGGAGAATGCCAAGCAATGAGAAGCAAGAAGAGCTGAATGTTTTGAGACAGCACTATAAAGGGAGCAAAGTGGTATTTGTGCAGTGTGATGTTACTTCAACCAGTGATGTTGAGAAAGCTTTCCAGTCCATTGTGAACATCTTTGCAGGGAGCCCAATTAAAGGTGTGTTTCAAAGTGCTGTAGCTTTACATGATGGCCATCTTGAGGTTTTGACCTTGGCTGACTTTCAGGAAGTGCTGAACCCCAAAGTAGCAGGGACTCTAAATCTTCATTTGGCTACGAGAGGCCAGCAGCTTGACTACTTTGTGTGCTACTCCTCTGTTACTTCCTTTCTCGGCAACTCCACCCAGACAAACTATGCAGCTGCAAACTCTTTCTTGGATGTCTTCTGCCTCTACAGGAGGAACTGTGGGCTTTCAGGCCAATCCATTAACTGGGGTGCTTTGAACCTTGGTATACTACTCAATCAAAGCCATATCCAGAACATCCTGGAATCCAAGGGCATAGACATTCTGCAAGTGCATGAAATCCACGAGTATCTCAGGAAGACCTTGCTTGTGAATAACCCTCAGCAAGCTGTTGTCAAATTAAACTTCCAAGCTTTATTTCATCATGTTTTCTCTCGGATTGCTTCAGTCAAAAGTCGCTTCATGTCGATTCTGTTAGAAGAATTCAGTGACAAGATTGAAACACGTGAGGAAACCCAAGCCCAGGATACTGCCTTAATCAAACCTGAAGACTACATCACCTTAGTGGTGAGTGACATCACAGGATCAAATGCAGATGACCTAACCATGAACACAACACTTTTGTCTTTGGGCATTGACTCCATGTTAGCTATGACAATTCAGAACCGTGTCTTTCAGGAGAGGAAGGTGGACATACCTCTTCTGAAACTGCTGGATCCTCACACAACTCTGTCAAGTTTAGTAGTAGTTTTAGAAGAGAAAAGCAACGAAAGCGAAGCAGTTCAGGAAAACAACGATGCAGTTGAAAGTGCAGAAAATGAGAGTCGTCTGTAG